The sequence below is a genomic window from Synergistaceae bacterium.
CCGATGACGCCCGTGTATCCGCAAATCGGATCGCGGTCCAGAGGATGATTGACGGACCCGTATCCAACCCCCGCTTCCTTCATGCCCTGGATGATTTTTTCGAAGGCCGCCAGGTTCAGAAGGGGATCGCCGTCCATCTCCACGTAGGTGATGTGCCCCGCGTTGGTCAGGGCGTGATAGGGGGCCTCCAGCCGGATCTTTTCGAAGGCCGTCAGTTTGTGATACACCGGCACGTGGAAGCTGTTGGTGTAATACTCCCGGTCGGTGACGCCCTCCCGCGCGCCGAAAAGACGCCGGTCCATCTTGACGAAACGCCCCGCCGTCCCCTCCGCGGGCGTCGCCAGAAGGGTGAAGTTCATTTTGAACCTCAGACTGGCGTCGTCCATGCGCCGGCGCATGTGGGATATGATTTCGAGCCCTGTGGCCTGAGCCTCCGGGGATTCTCCATGGTGGCGTCCCGTCAGGGCCTTCAGGCATTCGGCAAGACCGATGAAACCCACGGACAGCGAACCGTGCCGCAGAACTTCTCCAATTTCGTCCTCCCGGTCGAGCTTGTCGGAATCCAGCCAGATCCCCTGCCCCATCAGGAACGGAAAGTTTTTAACTTTTTTCTTCGCCTGAATTTTGAACCGCTCCAGCAGCTGATCGATAACGAGATCGATTTGCCCGTCCAGCAGCCGGAAAAACTCCTTTTCGTCTCCCTGACTTTTCAGGGCCAGACGGGGCAGATTGATGGTGGTGAAGCTCAAATTTCCGCGGCCTGTGACGATTTCGCGGCTTTCATCCGTCACGTTGCCGATAACCCGCGTGCGGCAGCCCATATAGGCGACCTCCGTCTCAGGACGTCCCTGACGGTAATACTGCAGGTTGAAAGGCGCGTCCAGAAAGGCGAAGTTGGGGAAAAGCCGTCTGGCGCTCACCCGGCAGGCCAGCTGGAACAGGTCGTAATTCGGGTCGCCCGGACGATAGTTGACGCCTTCCTTCACCTTGAAAATGCTCACGGGGAAGATGGGCGTTTCGCCGTTCCCCAGTCCGGCATCCGTGGCCAGAAGCAGGTTTTTCGTGATCATGCGCCCCTCGAAGGAGGTGTCCGTCCCGTAGTTCAGGGAGCTGAAGGGAATTTGCGCTCCGGCCCGGCTGTGCATGGTGTTGAGGTTGTGAATCAGGGCCTCCATGGCCTGATAGGTGGCCCGGTCCGTCTCCTCCATGGCCTCGTCTCGGGCAAACCGCTCCGCTTCTTCCAGCTTTTTCCGCAGCTCCTCCCTCCGCAGGGGATCCGGCTCCTCCGGGAGAAGGTCGACGCTCTCCACGCCGAACATGAGCTTCATCGCCTTGCGCAGGTTCTGCTCGTGGAGTTTCGCGTAAGTTTTCGACACGCCGGGGGCCATGGCGTAATCGAAGGCGGGGACGCTCTGTCCGCCGTGCTGATCGTTCTGGTTGGACTGGATGGCGATGCAGGCCAGGGCGGAGTAGCTGCGAATGTCGTTGGGCTCCCGCAGAAATCCGTGTCCCGTGCTGAAACCTCCCCTGAAAAGCTTCTCCAGGTCGATCTGACAGCAGGTTGTCGTCAGGCTCAGAAAGTCCATGTCGTGAATGTGGATGTCGCCCTCCCGGTGGGCGGCGGCGTGTTCCGGCTTCAACAGAAAAATCTCGTTGAAATATTTCGCCCCTTCCGAGCCGTAGCGCAGCATGACGCCCATGGCCGTGTCTCCGTCGATGTTGGCGTTTTCCCGCTTCAGGTCGTTATCCTGGGCGGCTTTGAACGTCAGGTCTTCGTAGATGCTCATGAGCCTGTTGTTCATGTCCCGAACCCGGCTGCGCTGGGCCCGGTAGAGGATGTAGGCTTTCGCGGTCTCCACGCAGCCGCTTTCGATCAAAATCCGCTCCACCACGTCCTGAATTTCCTCCACGTGAGGAGGGTACTCGCGGACGTCGTCGTCGAGGATCAAAAGCTCTCTGGCAATGAAATTCGGATCGGGCGCTTCTTCCCTGGGCAGAGGCACGCGGCGGGGCATGGTCTCCAGCCGGGCGACGACTTTTTCGGCCAGCGAAAAAGCCAGGCTGGAAGTGGGGACGGCAGGGGACAATAACTCCGCCTCCCGGGTTACGTTCAGGGCTCTGAAAATTGCGTTGGCTATTTTTTCAATGTTGAAAGGAGCCTGACGTCCGTCGCGTTTCTCGATCTTCGTAATCATTGCCTGCCTCCATGTTCTGCTGTTGGAATTTTCTAAATCAGTATTATACGCCTTACAGCCCATATCCATCGGGCCGACTTCGTAAAGTTTACACTTTAACTCACTGCCGCGCGGTAGCGGCTGAGCAGATCCTGAGCGGCCTGCGTGGCCGAAATTTCGCCTTTCAGGAGTTTGTTTTCCACGTCTGTTCGGGCCGAGGCCACCGCCGGACAGTCGTAAAAATCCTTCTGAAGACGCTCCTCGATCATGCCGTAAACCCAGGACAGGGTCTGCTGTCTGCGGCGCGCGTCGAACACGCCGCTCTCCCGAACCTGCCGCATGAACTGCTGAATCACGTCCCAGATTTCCTTTATGCCGGAGCCCTCCAGAGCGGAGCAGGTGCAGGCGCGGGTGGTCCAGCCCTCCGTCGCCGGCCGCAGCCAGTGAAGGACCCTCTCGTAGTCGACCCGGGTCGCGTCGGCCTGCAGTTTGTTGCTCCCGTCCGCTTTGTTGACGAGAACGGCGTCCGCCAGCTCCATGACGCCCTTTTTCATCCCCTGAAGCTCGTCCCCCGCGCCGGTGATGACCAGCAGCAGAAAGAAATCCACCATGGACCGGACCGTTGTTTCCCCCTGCCCCACTCCCACCGTTTCCACCAGAATGACGTCATATCCGGCGGCCTCACACAAAAGGAGGGTTTCCCGACTTTTGCGGGTCAGCCCTCCCAGAGTGCCCCCTGACGGAGACGGCCGTATAAACGCGTGGGGCTCCCGGGTCAGGTGCTCCATGCGCGTCTTATCGCCCAGAATGCTTCCTCCGCTGACGCTGCTGCTGGGGTCCACCGCCAAAACCGCCACCCTGTGCCCCTGACGGCAAAGCCAGAGGCCCAGAGCCTCGATAAAGGTGCTTTTCCCCGCGCCGGGAACGCCCGTGATGCCGACCCTGACGGATTTTCCCGTATGGGGCAGCAGGCTTCGAATAACCCGCTGTCCCATATCGAAGTGCTTTGCGGCGTTGCTTTCCACCAGGGTGATCGCCCGGGACAGCATCGTCCGGTCACCCTGAAGCACCCCCTCGACGTAGGCTTCCTCGGAGGGCTGCCCGTACTTATTGGGAGACACGTCGATTCAATTCCTCCATAATTTGTTTGGCCGCCACGGGGATGACCGTGCCGGGTCCGAAGATGGCGGAAGCGCCGTTCTGACGCAGGAAGTCGTAATCCTGAGCCGGAATGACCCCGCCGATGACGACCATGATGTCCTCCCGACCCAGTTTGCGGAGCTCCTCCACAAGCTGAGGCAGAAGGGTCTTGTGCCCGGCGGCCAGAGAGCTCATCCCCACGATGTGCACGTCGTTGTCCACGGCCGCCTGGGCCGCCTCCGCCGGGGTCTGGAACAGCGGCCCCACGTCCACGTCATACCCCATGTCCGCAAAGGCGGTGGCGATGACCTTCGCTCCACGGTCATGGCCGTCCTGACCCATTTTCACCACCATAATCCGGGGACGCCGGCCCTCTTTGGCCTCGAAGGCGCTGGTCATGGCCCGCACCTCCTCAATGACTTCCTCGTCGGCAAACTCGCTGCCGTAGATTCCGGAAATGGAGCGGATGACGGCTTTGTGCCGCCCGCAGACCTTTTCCACGGCGTCCGAAATTTCGCCCAGCGACGCTCGGGCCCGGGCCGCGTCCACCGCGAGCTCCAGCAGGTTGCCCTCGCCGGTTTCCATGGAATGGGTGATGGCCTCAAGACAGGATTTCACCTTTTCCGGATCGCGGCCGGCGCGGAGTTTTTTCAGGCGGGCGATCTGAGCCTCGCGAACGGCGCTGTTGTCCACCTCCAGAATCTCCAGAGGGTCTTCCTTATCCAGACGGAAGTCGTTGACTCCCACTATTTTCTCCCTGCCCGAGTCGATATGAGCCTGACGACGGGCGGCGGCTTCCTCGATTCGCATCTTCGGCAGGCCGGTGTCGATGGCCGCGGCCATTCCACCCAGACCCTCCACCTCCTGAATATGGGCCCAGCCCCTCCGGAGAAGAGCGTCCGTCAGGGATTCCACGTAGTACGACCCGCCCCAGGGATCGATGACCTTGCAGACTTTGGTTTCGTCCTGAATGTAAAGCTGCGTGTTTCGGGCGATGCGCGCCGAGAAGTCCGTGGGAAGCGCAATCGCCTCGTCCAGGGCGTTGGTGTGCAGAGACTGGGTGTGGCCCAAAGCCGCGGCCATGGCCTCGATACAGGTTCTTTCCACGTTGTTGAAGGGGTCCTGTTCCGTAAGGCTCCAACCGGAAGTCTGGCAGTGGGTTCGAAGTGCCATGGATTTCGCGTTTTTGGGGCCGAAGGACCGGACGATTTTAGCCCAGATCATGCGCGCGGCCCGCATTTTTGCAACCTCCATGAAATAGTTCTTGCCGATTCCCCAGAAAAACGAAATCCGCGGGGCGAAGGCATCGATGGACAAACCGGCTTTTACTCCGGTTCGCAGGTATTCCAGGCCGTCCGCCAGGGTGTAGGCCAGCTCAATGTCCGCCGTGGCCCCCGCCTCCTGAATGTGATACCCGGAAATGCTGATGCTGTTGAACTTCGGCATGTACTTCGACGTATAGGCGAAAATGTCCCCGATAATGCGCATCGAGGCCTTGGGCGGATAGATATAGGTGTTCCGGACCATGAACTCCTTCAGAATGTCGTTCTGAATGGTTCCGTTCAGGACGGACCGGTCCACGCCCTGCTCTTCGGCCGCGAGAATGTAGAAGGCCATGATGGGCAGAACCGCTCCGTTCATGGTCATGGAAACCGACATCTGATCCAGCGGAATTCCGGAGAAAAGAATCTCCATGTCGAGAATGGAGTCCACGGCCACGCCGGCCTTGCCCACGTCCCCCACCACCCGGGGATGGTCGGAGTCGTAGCCCCGATGGGTGGCCAGGTCGAAGGCGATGGAAAGTCCCTTCTGCCCGGCGGCCAGGTTCCTTCGATAAAAAGCGTTGCTTTCCTCCGCGGTGGAAAATCCGGCGTACTGACGCACGGTCCAGGGACGGGTGACGTACATGGTCGGATAGGGTCCCCTGAGAAAAGGAGGCAGACCCGGCATGGTGTTCAGGTGAAGCATCCCCTGGTACGCTTCTTCCGTGTAAAGCGGCAGAACGTCGATTTGCTCCATCGTCTGCGCCCGGGACGCTTCCGGCGCTTGGCCCGTTTCTTCTCTGAAGCGTCCTTCCCACTGTTTTTTCCCGGAATTTCCGGGACGGGCCGGATCCCGAAAGGCGATTTGGGTGAAATCCGGATTTTTGCTGCCGCCGCCCATTTAAAACATCCCCTTTGCTTTTTGTAAATCCGTCAGCACGGAAAGACAGTTGGAGCGCACGCTGATGAAATCGTTCACTCCGGCGTCGAGATAAGACTGTTTGAACTCCTCTTTGGGAGCGCCCGCCAGAAAAATTTTCAGACCCGGCGCCTTTTCCCGGATGGAACGCGCCAGAGGCGGAACCAGCTCGGGGTAGGAATCGTCCGTGGAGCAGATCACGGCCACGTCCGCACCGCTGGCCGCCGCTGCGGCGGCGCATTCCTCCGTTGTGGGAAAACCACTGTTTTTCAGCACGTCGAAGCCGGCGACCTCCATAAAGCCCGTGATGAAATCGGCGCGGGCCTTGTGCTGGGGAATGGGCCCCATGTTGGCCAGGAAAATTTTGACGCTGCTCCCCCTGTCCTGCCTGAATTTTTCCGTTCGCAGCCGCAGCGCCTCGTACTGCTCCGTCCAGCGATGGGCGGCGACAGGCGTAATGTCGGGGGCCTGTCCGTCGTTCAGTCGGGCTCGCACCTCTCCCAGGGTCGCGCCAGCCTCCGCCGCGAGGACGATCCGATCCACAGGCTCCCCGCCCGCGAGACCACTGACGGTCACCTGTTCCAGGGCCTTTTGGCATTTTCCCCCGTCCCGGGCGGCGCGGAATTTTTTCAGCGTCTCAAGGCGCCGGCCGCGGGCGCGGGATGGGTCTTCCCCTTCGTTTTTCCCGTTTTTCGAAAGGGTTTCCGTTTCTTCCATGTTGGGGTACATGTTGGTTCCCACCGCCCTGTCGGAACGGGAGGCCAGTCTTTTGAAGCGCTCCGCCAGGATTTTTTCCACCGAGGACTGCAGGGTTCCCGACCGGACTCCGGCGGAAAAGCCCCCTTCCTTTTCGATGTTCTGAATCCACTCCCATATTTTGCGGGCCAGCGTGTCCGTCAGGGTTTCCAGATACCAGGCCCCTCCCGCCGGATCGACGGGCTGAAGGAGAGAAAATTCCTCTTTCAGAAGAATTTGCGTATTCCGCGCGATGCGACGGGAAAATTCGTCGCCGGGCCCCGCCGCCTCGTCGAAACAGCCCACGGTCAGGCCGTCGAGTCCCGCCAGAACGCCGGAAAAAGCCTCCGTCGTGTTCCGCAGCATATTGACGTAAGGGTCGTAAAGCGTTTTCGTGAAGAAGGAGGTTCGTCCGAAAATATTGGCTTTTTTCGCCGATTCCTCCCCTCCGAAGGCATCCACGATCTGAGCCCAGATTTCGCGGACGGCGCGGATTTTCGCGATTTCCATGAAGAAGTTGGAGCCAAGGGAGAACTCGAACCGCAGGTGACGGGCAAAGGCGTTCACGTCCACCTGCCGGGCGCTCATGGCCCGAATCGCCTCGATGGCGGCGGCCAGAGCCCCTCCGGCCTCCTGAATGGCGTTGCCCCCTCCGTTGTGCACGACGGACCCCCGAATCAGAACCGTTCGCATACGGGGCATGTGTTTCTCCGTCCAGAGAATGCCCTGGGCCATTTCGTCGAAAAGGCGGTCCGTGCCGCAGCAGAGGGCTCCGTTTTGCAGCCAGGCCCCGAAGGGATCCGCGCCGATGCAGCCGCTCAGACGATCCAGCGGAATGCCCCGCTTTTTCGCGAAGGCGGCGACAAAGCCCAGCAGCGGCGCTGAGGAGGCCCCCGCGTAAAGGTGTATCGGAGACCGCTCCAGGCTCAGGGAACCGAAAAGTTTTTCCACGTCTTCCAGCGTGGAAAGCGAAACTCCGGGCGAGTCCGCCGCGGAACCGGCGTCGGCGTCGAGGCCCCGGAGCGAGGCCCCGTCCAGCAGAACCGCCGCGGCGGAGGCCCCTTTCTCCAGCTCATGACGAACCTGCCCGCCGGCGTCCTCCGGCAGAAGCGCGTCCGCGGGCTGGGCGATTTCCCAGGGAGCGGCGATGTACCCGGAGGCGTTCGTCCCCCTCAGCAGGCTTCCCGCCCCGGGAAACGATCGGGGAGAATCGAGGTTCTTCGTGTTTTCGGCGGTGTAAAGGGGGTCCAGCGTGATCCCCTCGTACGTGGAGGTGTACATGCTCTTTTCGAAGGGAGCTCCTTTGAGCGCGCCAATCGCCGCTTCCTTCCATTCTTCGTAGCTGACGGAAGGGAACTCGTCGAAATTGATTTTGGCATCGGCTTCCCCCACGGGAAGCGTTTGGGCCCCTCCAGCTTCGCAGCAGTGATGTCCGTCTGTAACGTTCAAAAACCATCCCTCCTCGAAAATAAAAAGGAGAAGCCACGGTATAACGGTTTCTCCCCCGCGTATACGACCGTATACGGCCAAGCGACCCCCTGTGCCCGCGCACAACAAAGATTTCCCTCGCTTCGGCCGGTCTCCTGACTCTCGTTCATCCTCATCCCGCGCCTTCCCATCCCTCAAAAGGCGGTGGCATTTGCGGTTTCGTCCCGATCACAGTGGCGGGGCCGTTCTGGTTTCACACCGGATTCCCGTGCACCGAAACGTTTCTCTATTCTGTTGTTCCCCCGATTATACTCTTTTTTATAAAGCCCGCAAACGCCTGAATGATGGCTTGAATAACGGAAAATCTCCCCGGTGATACGGCGGAGGCCCGAAAGAGGGCGAGGAACAAACGTCGCCTGTCGGGCGACCCGCGGCAAACCCTCCCTGCGTATAATAATAATTAATGATTAACGATTTTAATGATTATGTGAAGGAGGGCACGAAATGGAATCCGGAAATTTCAGTTTCGAAAACTGCAGTTCCGAAGATAACAGACCCCAAAATTGTGAGGCGGCGTCGGACGACACCGTTTTTATCTCCGCCGGCGGAATTGTCGTGCACCCGGAGTACGAGCGTCTTTCCGGAGAGGTGAAGGCGCTGCGGGAAAATCTGGCCTCTTTGGTGTACGAGCGCGACGAACTGGAGCTTCACGTCTGCAAAGACATCGAGATGGAGTATATGCTCAAAATCGGTTCTCTGGAGTACAGGGTCTACGAGGCCGAGTGCAGGGTTTTGAGGCTCAGGCGGAAAATCGAGCTCATTCAGGCCAGGCTGAACCGTCAGGAGCCCGTAAACCCGCAGGACATCGAAAAACAGCTCGACGCCGAGTACGCGGAATACGTCGAGAAGCTGCAGGAGCGGATGCGCGCCATCGACGAGGCCCTGCAAAGAAACAGGGGAGGATGGCTCTCCGCCGGCGACACGGCGGATGTGAAAAGGCTGTACCGGCAGCTCATCAGGCGGCTCCACCCCGACCTGAACCCGAACGCCACGAAAGAGGAGCAACGGCTGTTTTCGATGGCGGTCTCGGCCTACAAAAACGGCGATCTGCCCGCTCTGAAAACGATCAGCCTGCTGCTGGAAGAAACGAACCCGCAGGCCACGGACATGGGCAGTCTGGACGACCTTCGGGCGCAAAGGGACGCCCTGAGCGAGCAGTGCGCCGCTCTCACGAGGAGCATCGAGGAGATAAAAAGCTCGTTCCCCTGCAACCAGAAGGCCTTTCTGAAGGACGCCCGGCGGGTGGAGGAGCGCGTGGGGGAGCTGGAGGAGCTGCTGGAAACGTATCGCCGCACCTGCGCGGAATATGAGCGGAAAGTGAAAATAATGATGGAGAAATAATGAGGGAGGGCTTGCGGTAATGGCAAATATCGTCAGGGTCGAGAAACACAATATCGTCCAGTTTTTACACAGCGCGGGCGCGGCCGGGCTTCCGGGGCCTTTCCGGCAGGACATCCATCTGACGGACGTCCACGTCGCCGGAGTCGCCCGCACGGAGGGAACCGGAGAGGCCGGACCTCGCCTCGCCGTGGGAGCGAAGCTCCAATTTTTCCGGGAGGCGGACAACCTCCACGACCCCCTGGCCATTCTGGTCAAAGACGCCGAAGGCAACAGTCTGGGCTACGTTCCCAGAAACAAAAACGAGGTGCTGTCGCGGCTGATGGACGCGGGCAAGCGGCTCTACGGAACCATCGTCGAAAAAGAGCTGGTGGGCGGCTGGCCGAAAATCATGATGCGGATTTATCTGGAGGATTAGTCAGACATGAAGAAAACCGGCTCCCGCAAAAGCAGAACTTTCATGAAACTTATCGACGCCTTCGTGGAAAACAACTACGAAAAGCACGTGGAATTTCGCCTCCGGAACGGCGACGTGTGCCGCGGATTTTTGGACGACAGCGAATGGGAGGGCAGCGTCTTTCGCGTCCACCTGAGCGACGTGGACCTCAACGGCAGGGTCGTCAGTGAGGTTTACGTCGAGGCGCCGGAGATCGTTGAGGCCGTCGCCCTGGAAGCGCCCTCCGGCCCCGACGCTCCGCCGGACACGCTCATATTCGACTGATACCGGTTTGAAAAGGCGGACTTAGATGCGCCGCTCTCCCAGGAAGATAAATTTGTCTTTGTTCCAGATGAAATAATCGTGTTCGCAGCTCTCCGACGGCTGCGGCTTCATCCTCTCCACGGGGTTGAAAATGGCGATGATGTCGCCTTTGACATCGGCTACCCAGGCATTTGCCTCACTGTCCTTCAGCACCTGCATCAGCGGGTTGTCCCAGCACAGCTGCGAGTTTTCGTGGGGATGATTCCAGAAATACCGCAAAATTTCATAGAACGGGGCCCGCCTGCCCAGGGTGTCGAGCCATTCCTGCCTGTCGGTCCCACGCCTCCAATAGGTGTAGGTTCTCCAGAAGTCCTGCGTGTCGAATTCCGGGTTGTCGAGGCCGGCTTCGCGCAGGTACTGTTCTGCGTCGCTCCAGTGGACGACAACCCTCTTTCCCCTGCGGAAGGTCATGTTTGCCGTGAGCGCGCCGTTTTTCCCGAAGGACGCCTCGGTCACCTTCTGCATGAAATCCCTGAAATACGTGAACAGTTTGGCGTCCGGCCCGAAGTCCTCCCTCTTCAGCAAACCTCCCAGGGGCGACAGATAGCCCAGCCAGGCGTCGGCGTAAGGGCCCGCGTAGAAGACCAGACCGTGACCGGCAGCGGCGGCCTGCCACTCCCTGTACTCCTCGAAAGCCTCGCCGAACGGTTCGCTTCTGCGGGCGCCGGTCGCGTACTTTTCCCAGGCGGCGGGGAGCATTTTTCTGAGTCTGGGAGTGAACTGCAGATACTGGAGCCACACGCCCCGCGCTCCGGCGTCGGCCAGCGCCCGGCAGTAAGCGTCCTTGTCCGGCGTCCAGTCGGGGACGTACGGCGCGCAGGCCACGCCCACCGGAACGCCCTTGCCCGTCAGGCGCTCGATGATTTTCAGCCGCGCGGAGGGCGAGGGGCTGTTGGGCTCAATGACGGCCGTGAGCTTCTCGTCGAGGGTGGCTATCGAGATGTAAAACGAGTCCCTGCCGTGCCGGAAGAAGGGGAAATAGCGCTCCTGCTCCTCCGGTTCCGCCAAAATTCCGCACTGGGTGACGAACCTCAGCGGGTGATCCGCTTCCGTCGCCCATTTCAGAAATCTCAGCGAAGCCCGATATTTTTTCTCCTCAGGCATAAACGGGTCGGTGGCGTAGGAGAAGTGGATCGGGTATTTTTCCCGCAGGAAATAGCCCACGGCGCTGTACTCGTTCCGAATCGCGCGGGCGATGTCGTTCAGGAGAATCTCCGTGGAATCGGCGTCGTTGACCTTATACCGCGACGCTCTGCATTCGAGGTTGTCGCGGCAGTAGAAGCAGCCGGTTCCACAGCCCCTGTAGATCGACACGTCCAACGGGACCAGTTCCGAGGGGAAAATGCGCCCTAAATTGAGAGGAGTATTCCAAAATCCGCGAAACTCGCTTTCGTTTCTCCTTTGTTTAGCCATCGAAGAATCCTCCATTTAACTTCCATTTTAACTAAAATATTCCCTCGCTGCCACGATGTAATCATACTCTTTTCTCCCGGCAAATTGTCATTTTTGAAGCGACATTTGCCACATTTCGCTGTCAATTTTGCAATCTCCGCTCATTTTGCGGATTTCGTCTGCGGAAACGCTGGGATAACACAGAATATAGCGAATATTGAAATACAAACTCTGCCTTGCCATTCAGAGAAATATATGTAAATATATATATGCAAGAGCGAGTAAAAGCTCGACAACGTATCACAATGACAATCAACTCCTGACAGTGAGCGCTGTTCAATAATTTAGCCTGATGGGGAGGAGGTGCCTCTTACTGCTAAATTATCAGGATTTTACCCGGGTTGACTTCCGCTGAATTGTTGATTTTTCGGATTCAATTTTTGCCGCGAAGTTCGAGCGTCAATTTCTGTGGAGGTGCAAAGCATGTCTATAATGAAGAGAACGAGTTCAAACGTGTTGCTGGATACCGCACTGAAGAATTTTTACGCCGCGGCTGAAGAAATGGGACTGAGCGACGACATGATCGAAATTCTGAGCCGGTCCGAGAAAAAACTCGAAGTCTCCATTCCCGTAGAAATGGATGACGGCAAAGTTCGAGTGTTTCGGGGGTATCGCGTTCAGCACTCCAGCACTATCGGCCCTTCCAAAGGCGGCATTCGCTACCATCCTGACGTCGACGGGGAAGAATGCGAAGCCCTGGCGATGCTCATGACGTGGAAATGCTCCCTGGCCGGTATCCCCTACGGCGGAGGCAAGGGAGGAATCGCCTGCGATCCCGATGAGCTTTCCGCAAAGGAAAGAGAGCGGATGTCCCGCACTTACGCGGCGCGCATCGCCCCGATCGTCGGTCTGTGGAACGACATTCCCGCCCCTGACATCAATACCGGCGGGCAGGAAATGGTGTGGTTCATGGACACGATCAGTAAAATGCACGGACACCTCGAACCAGGACTCTTCACGGGCAAGCCGGTCAGTTACTGGGGTTCTCTGGGGCGCACGGCGGCCACAGGATACGGAGCGGCCACCTGCGGACTGGAACTGCTCAAAGCCTGGGGCAAAGACCCCAAAGACATTCGCGTGGCGGTGGAAGGCTTCGGCAACGTGGGGAGCTACGCGGCTCTCATCATGGCTGAGGCGGGCGCGAAAGTCGTCGCAATCAGCAATCGGGCGGGAGTGTTCTACTCGCCTAAAGGGCTCGACATCAAAAAAGCGTTCGCCGACGCCGAAGCACATCCGCGGGAACGCCTGAAGAATTTCACCTGTGAAGGTTGCGAAAAAATTGACGACATTCTGTCGGTGGACTGCGATCTTTTGTTCCCCTGCGCTCTTGAGGGCGTTGTGAACGGCAAAACTGCCGACCGCATCAAGGCCAAAGGCATCGTCGAAGGCGCCAACGGCCCCG
It includes:
- a CDS encoding Glu/Leu/Phe/Val dehydrogenase; amino-acid sequence: MSIMKRTSSNVLLDTALKNFYAAAEEMGLSDDMIEILSRSEKKLEVSIPVEMDDGKVRVFRGYRVQHSSTIGPSKGGIRYHPDVDGEECEALAMLMTWKCSLAGIPYGGGKGGIACDPDELSAKERERMSRTYAARIAPIVGLWNDIPAPDINTGGQEMVWFMDTISKMHGHLEPGLFTGKPVSYWGSLGRTAATGYGAATCGLELLKAWGKDPKDIRVAVEGFGNVGSYAALIMAEAGAKVVAISNRAGVFYSPKGLDIKKAFADAEAHPRERLKNFTCEGCEKIDDILSVDCDLLFPCALEGVVNGKTADRIKAKGIVEGANGPVTPEADAILESKGVIVVPDFLANSGGVIGSYFEWAQNLAGYFWTEEEYNTRLIHIMKENFNRVWDYAQKRKVNMRRAAFMTAIERVADVAKLKGIFL